In Acidimicrobiales bacterium, a single genomic region encodes these proteins:
- the recN gene encoding DNA repair protein RecN produces the protein MLLELAVTDLGVIADLSVVLGPGMTALTGETGAGKTLVVEAIELLVGGRADPVMVRAGADEARVEGRFLDGDDEVVLTRVVPRTGRSRAYVNGRLAAVATLVELGARLVDLHGQHAHQSLLSPATQRAALDLVGGVDLGPLRAARARVAQVTKALDGLGGDARARARELDLLRFQVAELDAAAVAGPDEDEDLEAEEDRLAGATAHREAAAAAHHALVADGGAVDAIGAAVAAVAGRAPLRSLEERLRSLAAEVGDAAADARDLAETLEDDPERLEEVRARRRLLAELRRKYGDTLAEVLAYADEARARMDELASHDERAAALEAELAAARADEATAAAAVAAARRAAAGPLAEAVEAHLADLAMAGARVAVEVDGPDPADDVTFLLAANRGGSLLPLTKVASGGELARAMLALRLALGPGRASDGEGPGTLVFDEVDAGIGGMAAIAVGRALAALAADRQVLVVTHLPQVAAFADDHLTVAKRDEGLVTVATAGRVQGDERVAELSRMLAGTPDSAATRGAAEELLAAAAAERRALAAREAG, from the coding sequence ATGCTGCTCGAGCTCGCCGTCACCGACCTCGGGGTCATCGCCGACCTGTCCGTCGTGCTCGGCCCCGGGATGACCGCCCTCACGGGCGAGACCGGCGCGGGCAAGACCCTCGTCGTCGAGGCCATCGAGCTGCTGGTTGGCGGGCGGGCCGACCCCGTGATGGTGCGGGCGGGGGCGGACGAGGCCAGGGTGGAGGGCCGCTTCCTCGACGGCGACGACGAGGTCGTCCTCACCCGGGTCGTGCCCCGCACCGGCCGGTCCCGGGCCTACGTGAACGGCCGGCTGGCCGCGGTCGCCACCCTGGTCGAGCTCGGCGCCCGCCTGGTCGACCTGCACGGCCAGCACGCCCATCAGTCGCTGCTGTCGCCGGCCACCCAGCGGGCCGCACTGGACCTCGTCGGCGGCGTGGACCTCGGGCCGCTGCGGGCGGCGAGGGCGCGGGTGGCCCAGGTGACCAAGGCGCTCGACGGGCTGGGCGGCGACGCCAGGGCGAGGGCGAGGGAGCTCGACCTGCTGCGCTTCCAGGTCGCCGAGCTGGACGCGGCCGCCGTCGCCGGGCCCGACGAGGACGAGGACCTGGAGGCCGAGGAGGACCGCCTCGCCGGCGCGACCGCCCACCGGGAGGCGGCCGCCGCCGCCCACCACGCGCTGGTCGCCGACGGCGGGGCGGTCGACGCCATCGGGGCGGCCGTCGCCGCCGTGGCCGGGCGGGCGCCGCTGCGGTCGCTCGAGGAGCGGCTGCGGTCGCTCGCCGCCGAGGTCGGCGACGCCGCGGCCGACGCCCGCGACCTGGCCGAGACCCTGGAGGACGACCCCGAGCGCCTGGAGGAGGTGCGGGCCAGGCGCCGCCTGCTGGCCGAGCTCCGCCGCAAGTACGGCGACACCCTCGCCGAGGTGCTGGCCTACGCCGACGAGGCCAGGGCGCGGATGGACGAGCTGGCGTCCCACGACGAGCGGGCCGCCGCGCTCGAGGCCGAGCTGGCCGCCGCCCGGGCCGACGAGGCGACGGCCGCCGCCGCCGTCGCCGCCGCCCGGCGGGCCGCGGCCGGCCCGCTGGCCGAGGCCGTCGAGGCGCACCTGGCCGACCTCGCCATGGCCGGCGCCCGGGTGGCGGTCGAGGTCGACGGGCCCGACCCGGCCGACGACGTCACGTTCCTGCTCGCCGCCAACCGGGGCGGATCGCTGCTCCCGCTCACGAAGGTGGCCTCGGGCGGGGAGCTGGCGCGGGCCATGCTTGCCCTTCGCCTCGCGCTCGGGCCCGGCCGGGCAAGCGACGGCGAGGGGCCCGGCACCCTGGTGTTCGACGAGGTCGACGCCGGCATCGGGGGCATGGCGGCGATCGCCGTCGGCCGGGCGCTCGCCGCGCTGGCCGCCGATCGCCAGGTGCTGGTCGTCACCCACCTGCCCCAGGTGGCGGCGTTCGCCGACGACCACCTCACGGTGGCCAAGCGGGACGAGGGCCTGGTCACGGTGGCGACGGCCGGGCGGGTCCAGGGCGACGAGCGGGTGGCCGAGCTCTCCCGCATGCTGGCCGGCACGCCGGACAGCGCGGCGACGAGGGGCGCGGCCGAGGAGCTCCTCGCGGCCGCGGCGGCCGA